The following are encoded in a window of Flavobacteriales bacterium genomic DNA:
- a CDS encoding tyrosine--tRNA ligase → MANGFIDELRWRGMLHDSTPGVEEHLAKGPQRGYIGFDPTADSLHVGNLVQIMFLTHFQLSGHRAVALVGGATGMVGDPSGKKSERDLLDEEALRHNEACIKAQLQRFLDFEHPTNPAQLVNNYDWFKDMGFLHFIREVGKHITVNYMMAKDSVKTRLETGISFTEFSYQLVQGYDYVHLNKVLGCTLQMGGSDQWGNITTGTELIRRMGGGEAYAVTTPLLTKADGSKFGKSEGGNIWLDAARTSPYRFYQFWLNSSDADAPRFIRIFSTRGQQELEALSADHAAAPHKRTLQKELAAEITQRVHGVEELQAARQASEILFGNATAEALAALAEKQWLEVFEGVPQAEVTRDMLAKGITIVDLLSEVGGFLPSKGEARRALKENSIAVNKEKVDEERVVDADDLMGGRFILLQRGKKNYFLVKVA, encoded by the coding sequence ATGGCGAACGGATTCATCGACGAGCTGCGCTGGCGCGGCATGCTGCACGACAGCACCCCCGGCGTGGAGGAGCATCTGGCCAAAGGACCGCAGCGCGGCTACATCGGCTTCGACCCTACGGCCGATTCCCTGCATGTGGGCAACCTGGTCCAGATCATGTTCCTCACGCACTTCCAGCTTTCAGGCCATCGCGCCGTGGCGCTGGTGGGCGGCGCCACCGGCATGGTGGGCGATCCCAGCGGCAAGAAGAGCGAGCGCGACCTGCTGGACGAGGAGGCCCTGCGCCACAACGAAGCCTGCATCAAGGCCCAGTTGCAACGCTTCCTCGATTTCGAGCATCCGACCAACCCGGCCCAACTGGTCAACAATTACGATTGGTTCAAGGACATGGGCTTCCTCCACTTCATCCGCGAGGTGGGCAAGCACATCACGGTGAACTACATGATGGCCAAGGACAGCGTGAAGACGCGCCTGGAGACCGGCATCAGCTTCACGGAATTCAGTTATCAGCTGGTGCAGGGCTACGACTACGTTCATCTGAACAAGGTCCTGGGATGCACGCTGCAAATGGGCGGCAGCGACCAGTGGGGCAACATCACCACCGGCACGGAGTTGATCCGCCGCATGGGCGGTGGCGAGGCCTACGCGGTGACCACCCCGCTGCTCACCAAGGCCGATGGCAGCAAGTTCGGGAAGAGCGAAGGCGGCAACATCTGGCTGGATGCCGCGCGCACCTCGCCTTACAGGTTCTACCAGTTCTGGCTCAACAGCAGCGATGCCGACGCGCCACGCTTCATCCGCATCTTCAGCACACGCGGCCAGCAGGAGTTGGAAGCCCTGAGCGCGGACCACGCCGCTGCGCCGCACAAGCGCACCCTGCAGAAGGAGCTCGCCGCGGAGATCACCCAACGCGTGCATGGCGTGGAGGAGCTGCAAGCCGCACGTCAAGCCTCGGAGATCCTCTTTGGCAATGCCACCGCCGAAGCGCTGGCCGCGCTGGCCGAAAAGCAGTGGCTGGAGGTGTTCGAGGGTGTGCCCCAGGCCGAGGTGACACGCGACATGCTGGCAAAGGGGATCACCATTGTGGACCTGCTCTCTGAGGTGGGCGGCTTCCTGCCCAGCAAGGGCGAAGCACGCCGCGCGCTGAAGGAGAACAGCATCGCCGTGAACAAGGAGAAAGTGGACGAGGAGCGTGTGGTGGATGCCGATGACCTGATGGGTGGCAGGTTCATCCTGCTGCAACGGGGGAAGAAGAACTACTTCTTGGTGAAGGTGGCTTGA
- a CDS encoding NAD-dependent epimerase/dehydratase family protein: protein MDLITGATGIVGAHLLLRRLEQGAAVRALRRPDSDLRVVERIFRHYRPDAAELFSRIAWVEGDVLDITTLKEAMLGVRHVYHSAALVSFDPRDDRRLMRVNRTGTANVVNAALLTGVERLCHVSSTAAIGRGTDGEIRHEELPWDADLRHSPYALSKYAAELEVHRGMAEGLDAVLVNPCIVIGPGAPGRSSMTLVERLARGMSHYPPGSNAVVDARDVAEAMERLMAGPGGGERFLLVGANISYKELFASITRAFGHRAPEKRLRPWMLHLAWRMERLRALFGGKPLVTRHTAASALEQRAYTATKAERVLGYRFRGLEEMVDNVARYVKGAHAH from the coding sequence ATGGACCTGATCACCGGGGCGACAGGCATCGTAGGGGCACATCTGCTGTTGCGCCGACTGGAACAAGGCGCTGCCGTGCGGGCCCTTCGCCGGCCTGATTCCGACCTGCGTGTGGTGGAGCGGATATTCCGCCACTACCGACCAGATGCCGCCGAACTGTTCTCGCGCATCGCATGGGTGGAGGGCGATGTGCTGGACATCACCACCTTGAAGGAGGCCATGCTGGGCGTGCGCCATGTGTACCACTCGGCCGCGCTGGTGTCCTTCGATCCGCGTGACGACCGGCGGCTGATGCGCGTGAACCGCACCGGCACGGCCAACGTGGTGAACGCGGCCCTGCTCACGGGCGTGGAACGCCTTTGCCATGTGAGCAGCACGGCGGCCATCGGGCGTGGGACCGACGGCGAGATCCGCCACGAGGAACTTCCCTGGGACGCCGACCTGCGACATTCTCCCTATGCGCTGAGCAAATACGCCGCCGAGTTGGAGGTGCACCGTGGGATGGCGGAAGGCCTGGACGCGGTGTTGGTGAACCCCTGTATCGTGATCGGGCCGGGCGCGCCGGGCAGGAGTTCCATGACGTTGGTGGAACGTTTGGCGCGCGGCATGTCCCATTACCCGCCAGGCAGCAATGCGGTGGTGGACGCGCGTGACGTGGCCGAAGCGATGGAACGTCTCATGGCAGGACCCGGCGGCGGTGAACGCTTTCTGCTGGTGGGCGCCAATATCAGTTACAAGGAACTCTTCGCATCGATCACGCGGGCTTTCGGACATCGAGCGCCGGAGAAGCGGCTCCGGCCCTGGATGCTCCATCTCGCCTGGCGCATGGAACGGCTGCGAGCGCTGTTCGGTGGAAAACCCCTGGTGACACGGCACACGGCCGCCAGCGCCCTGGAACAGCGCGCCTACACCGCGACCAAGGCGGAACGTGTGCTGGGATACCGCTTCCGCGGACTGGAGGAAATGGTGGACAATGTGGCGCGCTACGTGAAAGGCGCACACGCTCACTGA
- a CDS encoding DUF4296 domain-containing protein produces the protein MRAAAWIGFACLLAACGGGGEPVPEGVLPRDKFKEVLLEAQLIEARVNHELSLGIHQTAPAKSYYEELFEAQGITEEAFKATFKYYSERPELLRPVYEEILTELGQRKDGIRQ, from the coding sequence ATGAGAGCCGCCGCATGGATCGGCTTCGCTTGTCTCCTCGCCGCCTGCGGCGGTGGCGGGGAACCGGTACCCGAAGGCGTGCTGCCGCGCGACAAGTTCAAGGAAGTGTTGCTGGAAGCACAATTGATCGAAGCGCGTGTGAACCATGAATTGAGCCTGGGCATCCACCAGACCGCCCCGGCGAAGAGCTATTACGAGGAGCTTTTTGAGGCGCAGGGCATCACCGAGGAAGCCTTCAAGGCCACTTTCAAGTACTACAGTGAGCGGCCTGAGTTGTTGCGACCCGTCTACGAGGAGATCCTCACCGAACTGGGCCAGCGCAAGGACGGGATCCGTCAGTGA
- a CDS encoding dihydroorotase, with translation MSTTVIRAATVVNEGLVFQADVSLRHGRIERVAPEGIGSVQGANEIDAEGLHLLPGAIDDQVHFREPGLTHKEDIAHASAAAAAGGVTSYMEMPNTVPNTLTQALLEEKYAIASANSVVNWSFYMGVANDNLDEVLRTDPRTVCGLKAFLGSSTGNMLVDDPVTLDTLFRRAHMILAIHAEDEATIRANTRAALERWGDDIPMEEHPRIRSAEACFKSSSDAVALAKEHGTRLHVLHISTARETELFDPGPLEGKRITAEACVHHLWFTDADHASKGALIKWNPAVKTAADRDAIRRAVREGRIDVVATDHAPHTLAEKAMPYTRCPSGGPLIQHAVVAMLEMMHQGVFTLEEVVDRMCHAPARLFQVRDRGFVREGQHADLVLVDLDDPWTVGPENLLYKCGWSPFTGQRFRSRVRTTWVNGRVAFDAGKVDRKVRGERLLFDR, from the coding sequence ATGAGCACCACCGTGATCCGTGCCGCCACCGTGGTGAACGAGGGCCTGGTGTTCCAAGCGGACGTGTCGCTGCGCCATGGCCGCATCGAACGCGTGGCGCCGGAGGGCATCGGATCGGTGCAGGGCGCCAACGAGATCGATGCCGAAGGACTGCATCTGCTGCCCGGCGCGATCGACGACCAGGTCCACTTCCGCGAGCCGGGCCTCACGCACAAGGAGGACATCGCCCATGCCAGCGCGGCCGCTGCGGCCGGGGGGGTCACCAGCTACATGGAAATGCCCAACACGGTGCCCAACACGCTCACACAGGCACTGCTGGAGGAGAAGTACGCGATAGCATCGGCCAACTCGGTGGTGAATTGGTCCTTCTACATGGGCGTGGCGAATGACAACCTCGACGAGGTTTTGCGCACCGATCCGCGCACAGTTTGTGGACTGAAGGCCTTCCTCGGCAGCAGCACGGGCAACATGCTCGTGGACGACCCTGTGACGCTGGACACGCTCTTCCGTCGCGCACATATGATCCTGGCGATCCATGCCGAGGACGAGGCCACCATACGGGCCAACACACGGGCCGCTCTGGAGCGCTGGGGCGACGACATCCCCATGGAGGAACATCCGCGCATCCGCAGCGCTGAAGCCTGTTTCAAGAGCAGCAGCGATGCCGTGGCGCTCGCGAAGGAGCACGGCACACGTCTGCATGTGCTGCACATCAGCACCGCCCGCGAAACGGAGCTCTTCGATCCCGGTCCGCTGGAAGGGAAGCGCATCACCGCCGAAGCCTGCGTCCACCACCTCTGGTTCACCGATGCCGACCACGCCTCCAAGGGGGCGCTTATCAAATGGAACCCGGCGGTGAAGACCGCCGCGGACCGCGATGCCATCCGCCGTGCGGTGCGTGAAGGCCGCATCGATGTGGTGGCCACCGACCATGCGCCGCACACGTTGGCGGAGAAGGCCATGCCCTACACGCGGTGCCCCAGCGGCGGCCCGCTCATCCAGCATGCTGTCGTGGCCATGCTGGAGATGATGCATCAAGGCGTCTTCACCTTGGAGGAAGTGGTGGACAGGATGTGCCATGCGCCCGCGCGTCTTTTCCAGGTCCGCGATCGCGGCTTTGTGCGCGAAGGGCAGCACGCGGATCTGGTGCTGGTGGACCTGGACGATCCCTGGACCGTGGGTCCGGAGAATCTGCTGTACAAATGCGGCTGGTCGCCATTCACCGGCCAACGCTTCCGATCGCGCGTGCGCACCACCTGGGTGAATGGCCGGGTGGCCTTCGATGCCGGCAAGGTGGACCGCAAGGTCCGTGGTGAACGATTGCTCTTCGATCGATGA
- a CDS encoding polyprenol monophosphomannose synthase: MSERLVIIPTYDEQENIRDILAHVFRLEPKFDVLVVDDGSPDGTGEIVEGLRATYPERLHLLRREGKLGLGTAYIAGFKWALARNYQRIFEMDADFSHAPADLLRLDAACMDGADVSVGSRYVKGGRVKDWAWHRIAISWCASLYVRIVLGLGVRDTTAGFVCYRREVLAALPLDEIRFIGYAFQIEMKYRAKLQGFRIAEVPITFVDRVKGRSKMSMSIFHEAFLGVLRMRSTLRRK; the protein is encoded by the coding sequence TTGTCCGAGCGCCTGGTCATCATCCCCACGTACGACGAGCAGGAGAACATCCGCGACATACTCGCGCATGTGTTCCGGTTGGAGCCGAAGTTCGATGTGCTGGTGGTGGACGATGGCTCGCCGGACGGCACGGGCGAGATCGTGGAGGGCTTGCGCGCCACGTATCCGGAAAGACTCCATTTGTTGCGCCGCGAAGGCAAGCTCGGTCTGGGCACGGCGTACATCGCAGGCTTCAAATGGGCCTTGGCAAGGAACTATCAACGCATCTTCGAGATGGACGCCGACTTCAGCCATGCGCCCGCTGACCTCCTGCGCCTGGATGCCGCCTGCATGGATGGTGCGGACGTGAGCGTGGGATCACGATATGTCAAGGGTGGTCGTGTCAAGGATTGGGCCTGGCACCGCATCGCCATCAGTTGGTGCGCATCGCTCTACGTCCGCATCGTGCTTGGCCTGGGCGTGCGCGACACCACAGCCGGTTTCGTTTGCTACCGCCGGGAAGTGTTGGCGGCCCTGCCCCTCGATGAGATCCGCTTCATCGGTTACGCGTTCCAGATCGAGATGAAATACCGCGCCAAGCTGCAGGGCTTCCGCATCGCCGAGGTGCCTATCACCTTCGTGGACCGCGTGAAGGGTCGCAGCAAGATGAGCATGTCCATTTTCCACGAAGCTTTCCTCGGCGTTCTGAGGATGCGTTCCACCCTGCGCCGGAAATGA